The following are encoded together in the Phenylobacterium sp. NIBR 498073 genome:
- a CDS encoding zinc-binding dehydrogenase — protein sequence METSLQLRSLVKSSGELELSLAQVPVPQPGADEVLVRIEAAPINPSDLGLLLGPADIANAKVSGSGADAVVTAPVPQHFLGALKARLDASMPVGNEGAGVVVAAGDSPQAKALLGKTVAILGGATYAQHRIAKASDVLELPAGATAADGASCFVNPLTALSMTEVMRREGHTALVHTAAASNLGQMLNKICIADGISLVNIVRSAEQAKILKDLGAKYVIDSTAPDFIAALTDAIEETGATLAFDAIGGGKLASQILSAMEVAANRKATEYSRYGSSTYKQVYIYGALDTGPTELARNFGLSWGVNGWLLTPFLMKLGADAAKLRARVAAELKTTFASHYTAEISLAEVLQPDIIAAYARKATGEKYLINPNKGV from the coding sequence ATGGAAACGAGCCTGCAACTGCGTTCGCTGGTGAAGTCGAGCGGCGAACTGGAACTGTCCCTGGCGCAGGTCCCCGTGCCGCAGCCGGGCGCCGACGAGGTGCTGGTCCGCATCGAAGCCGCGCCGATCAACCCCTCGGATCTCGGCCTGCTGCTCGGCCCGGCCGACATCGCCAACGCCAAGGTCAGCGGTTCGGGCGCCGACGCCGTCGTCACCGCCCCCGTGCCGCAGCATTTCCTGGGCGCGCTGAAGGCGCGGCTGGACGCCTCGATGCCGGTCGGCAACGAGGGCGCCGGCGTCGTCGTCGCGGCGGGCGATTCGCCCCAGGCCAAGGCGCTGCTCGGCAAGACCGTCGCCATTCTCGGCGGCGCGACCTACGCCCAGCACCGCATCGCCAAGGCCAGCGACGTGCTCGAACTGCCGGCCGGAGCCACGGCGGCCGACGGTGCCTCGTGCTTCGTCAACCCGCTGACCGCGCTCAGCATGACCGAGGTCATGCGCCGCGAGGGCCACACCGCCCTGGTGCACACGGCGGCGGCCTCGAACCTCGGCCAGATGCTCAACAAGATCTGCATCGCCGACGGGATCAGCCTGGTGAACATCGTGCGCAGCGCCGAACAAGCCAAGATCCTCAAGGACCTCGGCGCCAAGTACGTGATCGATTCGACCGCGCCCGACTTCATCGCCGCCCTGACCGACGCGATCGAGGAGACCGGCGCCACCCTGGCCTTCGACGCCATCGGCGGCGGCAAGCTGGCCTCGCAGATCCTGTCGGCCATGGAGGTCGCTGCCAACCGCAAGGCCACCGAGTACAGCCGGTACGGCTCGTCGACCTACAAGCAGGTCTACATCTACGGCGCGCTGGACACCGGCCCGACCGAACTGGCCCGCAACTTCGGCCTGTCGTGGGGCGTCAACGGCTGGCTGCTGACCCCGTTCCTGATGAAGCTGGGCGCCGACGCCGCCAAGCTGCGCGCCCGGGTGGCGGCCGAACTGAAGACCACCTTCGCCAGCCACTACACGGCCGAAATCTCGCTGGCCGAGGTGCTGCAGCCGGACATCATCGCCGCCTACGCCCGCAAGGCCACCGGCGAGAAGTACCTGATCAACCCGAACAAGGGCGTCTGA
- a CDS encoding DUF1810 domain-containing protein, whose translation MSDPFELTRFLEAQAGVIAAARAELAAGRKQSHWMWFVFPQIAGLGSSTMAQLYAIGSPAEAAAYLDHPVLGSRLRDLTELACEAPGSAREVFGPPDDLKFRSCMTLFNALAPEEQPFRTALARFFGGERDTRTLEILERLK comes from the coding sequence ATGTCCGATCCCTTCGAACTCACGCGTTTCCTCGAAGCCCAGGCCGGCGTGATCGCCGCCGCCCGGGCCGAACTGGCCGCCGGGCGCAAGCAATCCCATTGGATGTGGTTCGTATTCCCGCAGATCGCCGGCCTGGGATCGAGCACAATGGCCCAACTCTACGCCATCGGCTCGCCGGCCGAGGCCGCCGCCTACCTCGACCATCCGGTGCTGGGCTCTCGGCTGCGTGACCTGACCGAACTGGCGTGCGAGGCGCCTGGGTCGGCGCGCGAGGTCTTCGGCCCGCCCGACGACCTGAAGTTCCGCTCCTGCATGACGCTGTTCAACGCGCTCGCCCCAGAGGAGCAGCCGTTCCGCACGGCGCTCGCTCGGTTCTTCGGCGGCGAGCGCGATACGCGGACGCTGGAGATCCTGGAGAGGCTGAAATGA
- a CDS encoding carboxyl transferase domain-containing protein, giving the protein MKKLLIANRGEIAIRIARTAADMGIETLAVYSSDDAASLHTRVADAAHALTGAGPAAYLDGAQILAAAQAYGCDAVHPGYGFLSENAAFARASTQAGVAFVGPSPETLELFGDKGAARSLADRCDVPILAGTHGGVTLAEARVFLEALGPGGAVMVKAVAGGGGRGMRPVRSAGELTEAFERCASEAQAAFGDGALYVEEFLPRARHVEVQIVGDGQVVSHLWDRECSLQRQRQKVVEIAPAASLPMEIRERLFEAAVALGGAAHYRSLGTIEFLVDAERVVFIEANPRLQVEHTVTEEVTGLDLVRLQIELARGRSLAELGLVQAEVPRPRGVALQARVNLETMTADGAAKPSGGVLSAYEPPSGPGVRVDGFGYGGYRTGTRFDSLLAKLIVHAPDLPAATAKARRALSEFKIVGAATNIEFLQGLLAHPAVVGGEVHTRLIEERMEELAQAPAAPRHYFETAAASGSKRAGAQVDAADPLAVLHHGKAQAEAQDEPEELDGPEGTRPVRAPLQGTVIGLMVQVGDEVREGQPLFVMEAMKMEHVIAADVSGVVRLVAVGEGDTVFEDHALAFIEPAEVAGSAVIGEEAIDLDHIRPDLAEVLERHRLTLDEARPDAVARRRKTGQRTTRENIDDLCDPGSFTEYGALTVAARRRRNTVDELIAQTPADGMVMGLGAVNGDRFAEDKARVAVMAYDYTVLAGTQGSHNHDKLDRMSEIAARWRLPTVFFTEGGGGRPGDTEGGGFVRGFEFWGRLSGAVPLVGISSGRCFAGNAAILGCCDVIIATKDSALGMGGPAMVEGGGLGVFRPEEIGPIKVMQANGTIDVLADDEAHAVKLAKQYLSYFQGPVVDWTCADQRLLRRAIPENRLRVYDIRKVIELIADEGSVLELRPKFGLAMVTAFIRIEGRPVGVFANNPQHIGGAIDSDASDKAARFMQLCEAFDIPLLSLSDTPGNMVGPEAEKTGLIRHCSRLFVIGANLTVPLFSVILRKSYGLGAIAMTGGSYQASMFSVSWPTGEFGGMGLEGSVKLGYRNELAAIEDPTARKAKFDEMVAAAYARGKALSQAMGPALDDVIDPADTRRWVLAGLKAQPPAPVRTEKKLRWIDSW; this is encoded by the coding sequence GTGAAGAAGCTGCTGATCGCCAACCGCGGCGAGATCGCCATTCGTATCGCCCGCACCGCCGCGGACATGGGGATCGAGACGCTGGCGGTCTATTCGAGCGACGATGCGGCTTCGCTGCATACTCGGGTGGCGGACGCCGCTCACGCCCTGACCGGGGCCGGCCCGGCCGCCTATCTCGACGGCGCCCAGATCCTCGCCGCGGCCCAGGCGTACGGCTGCGACGCGGTCCACCCCGGCTATGGCTTCCTCTCCGAGAACGCGGCCTTCGCGCGCGCCTCCACCCAGGCGGGCGTCGCCTTCGTCGGACCCTCGCCCGAGACCCTGGAGCTGTTCGGCGACAAGGGCGCGGCCCGCAGCCTGGCCGATCGCTGTGACGTGCCGATCCTGGCTGGGACCCATGGCGGAGTGACCCTGGCCGAAGCGCGGGTGTTCCTGGAAGCCCTGGGGCCGGGCGGCGCGGTGATGGTCAAGGCCGTCGCCGGCGGCGGCGGGCGCGGCATGCGGCCGGTACGGTCGGCGGGCGAACTGACCGAGGCCTTCGAGCGCTGCGCCTCCGAGGCGCAGGCGGCCTTCGGCGACGGGGCGCTCTATGTCGAAGAGTTCCTGCCCCGCGCCCGTCACGTCGAGGTCCAGATCGTCGGCGACGGCCAGGTCGTCTCGCACCTGTGGGATCGCGAATGCAGCCTGCAGCGCCAGCGGCAGAAGGTGGTCGAGATCGCGCCGGCGGCGAGCCTGCCGATGGAAATCCGCGAGCGGCTGTTCGAGGCCGCGGTCGCCCTCGGCGGGGCCGCGCACTACCGAAGCCTGGGCACGATCGAGTTCCTTGTCGACGCCGAGCGCGTCGTGTTCATCGAGGCCAATCCGCGCCTGCAGGTCGAGCACACGGTCACCGAGGAGGTGACCGGGCTTGATCTCGTCCGCCTGCAGATCGAACTGGCCCGCGGCCGCTCGCTGGCCGAGCTCGGTTTGGTGCAGGCCGAGGTTCCCCGCCCGCGGGGCGTCGCTCTGCAGGCGCGGGTCAATCTGGAGACCATGACCGCCGACGGCGCGGCCAAGCCGTCCGGCGGGGTGCTGTCGGCGTACGAGCCGCCGTCGGGTCCGGGCGTGCGTGTCGACGGCTTCGGCTATGGCGGCTACCGCACCGGAACCCGGTTCGACTCCCTGCTGGCCAAGCTGATCGTTCATGCGCCGGACCTGCCGGCCGCGACGGCCAAGGCGCGGCGGGCGCTCTCGGAGTTCAAGATCGTCGGCGCGGCGACCAACATCGAGTTCCTGCAAGGCCTGCTGGCCCATCCGGCGGTGGTGGGCGGCGAGGTTCACACCCGGCTGATCGAGGAGCGGATGGAGGAACTGGCGCAGGCGCCGGCGGCTCCGCGCCACTACTTCGAGACCGCGGCGGCGAGCGGGTCCAAGCGGGCCGGGGCGCAGGTCGACGCCGCCGACCCGTTGGCCGTGCTGCATCATGGCAAGGCGCAGGCCGAGGCGCAGGACGAGCCCGAGGAATTGGACGGCCCGGAAGGCACGCGGCCGGTGCGCGCGCCGCTGCAAGGCACGGTGATTGGTCTGATGGTCCAGGTCGGCGACGAGGTGCGCGAGGGCCAGCCTCTGTTCGTCATGGAAGCCATGAAGATGGAGCACGTGATCGCCGCGGACGTCTCCGGCGTCGTGCGGCTGGTGGCGGTGGGCGAGGGCGACACGGTCTTCGAAGACCACGCCCTGGCCTTCATCGAGCCCGCCGAGGTGGCCGGCAGCGCCGTCATCGGCGAGGAAGCGATCGATCTCGACCACATCCGCCCGGACCTGGCCGAGGTGCTGGAGCGCCACCGGCTGACCCTCGATGAGGCGCGGCCGGACGCTGTCGCCCGGCGTCGCAAGACCGGTCAGCGCACGACCCGGGAGAACATCGACGACCTTTGCGATCCGGGCAGCTTCACTGAGTACGGCGCGCTCACCGTCGCGGCCCGGCGACGCCGCAACACGGTCGATGAACTCATCGCCCAGACCCCGGCCGACGGCATGGTGATGGGGCTGGGGGCGGTTAATGGCGACCGCTTCGCCGAGGACAAGGCCCGCGTGGCGGTGATGGCCTATGACTACACCGTGCTGGCCGGCACCCAGGGCTCGCACAATCACGACAAACTCGACCGGATGAGCGAGATCGCGGCGCGCTGGCGGTTGCCGACGGTGTTCTTCACCGAGGGCGGCGGCGGGCGGCCCGGCGACACCGAAGGCGGCGGCTTCGTCCGCGGATTCGAGTTCTGGGGCCGGCTGTCGGGCGCTGTGCCGCTGGTCGGGATATCGTCCGGGCGCTGCTTCGCCGGCAATGCGGCGATCCTCGGCTGCTGCGACGTGATCATCGCCACCAAGGATTCGGCGCTCGGCATGGGCGGGCCGGCCATGGTCGAGGGCGGCGGGCTCGGCGTGTTCCGCCCCGAGGAAATCGGGCCGATCAAGGTCATGCAGGCCAACGGCACCATCGACGTACTGGCCGACGACGAAGCCCATGCCGTGAAGCTCGCCAAGCAGTACCTATCCTACTTCCAGGGACCGGTGGTCGACTGGACCTGCGCCGACCAGCGGCTGTTGCGGCGGGCGATCCCCGAGAACCGGCTGCGGGTCTACGACATCCGCAAGGTCATCGAGCTGATCGCCGACGAGGGCTCGGTGCTGGAGCTGCGCCCGAAGTTCGGCCTGGCCATGGTCACCGCTTTCATTCGCATCGAAGGGCGACCGGTCGGCGTGTTCGCCAACAATCCGCAGCACATCGGCGGCGCCATAGACTCCGACGCCTCGGACAAGGCGGCGCGCTTCATGCAGCTTTGCGAGGCCTTCGATATCCCGTTGCTGTCGCTCTCCGACACCCCCGGCAACATGGTCGGGCCGGAGGCCGAGAAGACCGGCCTGATCCGCCATTGCTCGCGGCTGTTCGTGATCGGGGCGAACCTGACCGTGCCGCTGTTCTCGGTGATCCTGCGCAAGAGCTACGGGCTGGGCGCCATCGCCATGACCGGAGGCAGCTATCAGGCCTCGATGTTCAGCGTCTCCTGGCCGACCGGCGAGTTCGGCGGCATGGGGCTGGAGGGCTCGGTGAAGCTCGGTTACCGCAACGAGCTGGCCGCCATCGAGGACCCGACGGCCCGCAAGGCGAAGTTCGATGAAATGGTCGCCGCCGCCTATGCCCGCGGCAAGGCGCTGTCCCAGGCCATGGGGCCGGCGCTCGACGACGTGATCGACCCAGCTGACACCCGCCGCTGGGTGCTGGCGGGGCTGAAGGCGCAGCCGCCGGCGCCGGTCCGCACCGAGAAGAAGCTGCGCTGGATCGACAGCTGGTGA
- a CDS encoding phosphotransferase family protein, whose protein sequence is MALEPRLAAYIAARMPGARDVAVQDLSRISGGASRETYRFRLLWNEDGAARERKLILRRDPPASLIETERRIEFEAYRAFHGSAVPVPEMLWLEEEDAALDHPFFIAEEIAGFQAGPAALFGPPYAATLGQLGQRKWTILGEIAKADPAALGLTEVMAPVAPDACWDRELSYWEGLLDRDEPEPLPITRAAIRWLRANPPPPAQKLSVVHGDYRTGNFLYDEAGGIHGILDWEMCHLGDPLEDLGWSFNPVWSFGQGKPGGLLPREEAIAVWERASGLTADPAALHWWELFNCVKGQAIWISSARVWINGGNREPIMVYPPWLLQNAQDRATLQVMGRL, encoded by the coding sequence ATGGCGTTGGAACCACGTCTGGCCGCCTACATCGCCGCACGCATGCCCGGCGCGCGCGACGTGGCGGTGCAAGATCTGTCGCGTATCTCGGGCGGCGCTTCGCGCGAGACCTATCGTTTTCGGTTGCTGTGGAACGAGGACGGCGCAGCGCGCGAGCGCAAGCTGATCCTGCGGCGCGATCCGCCGGCCTCGCTGATCGAGACCGAGCGTCGCATCGAGTTCGAGGCCTACCGCGCCTTCCACGGCAGCGCCGTGCCGGTGCCGGAGATGCTGTGGCTGGAGGAAGAGGACGCCGCCCTCGACCACCCGTTCTTCATCGCCGAGGAGATCGCCGGCTTCCAGGCCGGCCCGGCGGCGCTGTTCGGGCCGCCCTATGCAGCGACCCTCGGCCAGCTGGGCCAGCGCAAGTGGACGATCCTCGGCGAGATCGCCAAGGCCGATCCGGCGGCGCTGGGCCTCACGGAGGTGATGGCTCCGGTGGCGCCGGACGCCTGCTGGGACCGCGAGCTCAGCTATTGGGAGGGCCTGCTCGATCGCGACGAGCCCGAGCCGCTGCCGATCACCCGGGCGGCGATCCGCTGGCTGCGGGCCAATCCGCCGCCGCCAGCCCAGAAGCTGTCGGTGGTGCACGGCGACTACCGGACCGGCAATTTCCTCTATGACGAGGCTGGCGGCATCCACGGCATCCTCGATTGGGAAATGTGCCACCTTGGCGACCCGCTGGAGGACCTCGGCTGGAGCTTCAATCCGGTCTGGTCGTTCGGCCAGGGCAAGCCCGGCGGCCTGCTGCCGCGCGAGGAGGCCATCGCCGTCTGGGAACGCGCCAGCGGCCTGACGGCCGATCCCGCCGCCCTGCACTGGTGGGAGCTGTTCAACTGCGTGAAGGGGCAGGCGATCTGGATCTCGTCGGCCCGCGTCTGGATCAACGGCGGCAACCGCGAGCCGATCATGGTCTATCCGCCCTGGCTGCTGCAGAACGCCCAGGACCGCGCCACCCTGCAAGTGATGGGACGCCTATGA
- a CDS encoding MoxR family ATPase yields the protein MSATSPAAIKAAQPDVLSSVDALIEGLASVGYIASRRIATALYMAIHLQKPILVEGSAGVGKTELALSTAKLLGQPLIRMQCYEGLDESKALYEWKYGKQLLYTQILKDRMGAALSDAQDMDAAMERLHGIGDLFFSEPFLEPRPLMKALKEDDGCVLLIDEIDKSDEAFEAFLLEVLSAYQVSIPELGVIEAKTPPLVFLTSNNIRDLGDALKRRCLHLHIPLPDADLERKIVASRVPGIEQALTSSLVGFVQSLRTLDLRKSPSISETVDWARALILLGADSLSPEIVRDTLNVLLKFEPDIAAVEPQISELLRRPAA from the coding sequence TTGAGCGCTACCTCTCCCGCGGCGATTAAGGCCGCGCAGCCGGACGTGCTGTCGTCCGTGGACGCCCTGATCGAAGGCCTGGCCAGCGTCGGCTACATCGCCTCGCGTCGCATCGCCACGGCCCTCTACATGGCCATCCACCTGCAGAAGCCGATCCTGGTCGAAGGCTCGGCCGGGGTGGGCAAGACCGAACTGGCGCTGTCGACCGCCAAGCTGCTCGGCCAGCCCCTGATCCGCATGCAGTGCTACGAGGGCCTGGACGAGTCCAAGGCGCTGTATGAGTGGAAGTACGGCAAGCAGCTGCTCTACACCCAGATCCTGAAGGACCGGATGGGCGCGGCGCTCTCCGACGCCCAGGACATGGACGCGGCCATGGAGCGGCTGCACGGCATCGGCGACCTGTTCTTCTCCGAGCCCTTCCTGGAACCGCGCCCGCTGATGAAGGCGCTGAAGGAAGACGACGGCTGCGTGCTGCTGATCGACGAAATCGACAAGTCGGACGAAGCGTTCGAGGCCTTCCTGCTGGAGGTGCTGTCGGCCTATCAGGTCTCCATCCCGGAGCTGGGCGTCATCGAGGCCAAGACCCCGCCGCTGGTGTTCCTGACCTCGAACAACATCCGCGACCTGGGCGACGCGCTGAAGCGCCGCTGCCTGCACCTGCACATCCCGCTGCCCGACGCCGACCTGGAACGGAAGATCGTCGCCAGCCGCGTGCCGGGCATCGAGCAGGCCCTGACCTCCAGCCTGGTCGGCTTCGTGCAGTCGCTGCGCACGCTCGACCTGCGCAAGTCGCCGTCGATCTCCGAGACGGTCGACTGGGCCCGCGCGCTCATCCTGCTGGGCGCCGACAGCCTGAGCCCGGAGATCGTCCGCGACACGCTGAACGTGCTGCTGAAGTTCGAGCCCGACATCGCCGCGGTGGAGCCGCAGATCTCCGAACTGCTGCGCCGTCCGGCGGCGTAA
- a CDS encoding cytochrome P450, whose amino-acid sequence MSTSIARIPDEYAANLVDPKAYTDGRIYETYAWLRANNPFGLAEIEGFDPFWVATKHADILEISRQNALFHSGDKATVITNKAADTAVRAMMGGSPHLVRSLVQMDAPDHPKYRALTQSWFMPTNIKGLEDRIRGIARKAVDRMAATGGECDFVRDVALGYPLHVIMEILGVPEEDEGRMLTLTQELFGATDPELAREGAPDISKMLTEGVVADFYAYFAKMSADRRANPKDDVASVIANSQIDGQPISELEAMSYYMIVATAGHDTTSSSTAGALWGLAANPGEFAKVKADPSLIPSLVDESIRWITPVKTFMRSATEATEFAGRQLAKDDWMMLCYASGNRDEEVFDDPAAFKIDRKPNKHLAFGYGAHLCLGQHLAKMEMRILWEELLPRIQSLELAEEPKLSQATFVSGPKTLPVRFSMH is encoded by the coding sequence ATGAGCACAAGCATCGCGCGCATACCCGACGAATACGCGGCCAATCTGGTCGATCCCAAAGCCTATACAGACGGGCGTATCTACGAGACCTATGCTTGGCTTCGCGCTAACAACCCCTTCGGGCTAGCCGAAATCGAAGGTTTCGACCCGTTCTGGGTGGCGACGAAGCATGCCGACATCCTGGAGATCAGCCGTCAGAACGCGCTGTTTCACAGCGGCGACAAGGCGACCGTCATCACCAACAAGGCCGCCGACACCGCCGTACGCGCCATGATGGGCGGCAGCCCGCACCTGGTCCGCAGCCTGGTGCAGATGGACGCCCCAGATCACCCGAAATATCGCGCCCTGACCCAGTCCTGGTTCATGCCGACCAACATCAAGGGCCTGGAAGATCGTATCCGCGGCATTGCGCGCAAGGCGGTGGACCGGATGGCGGCGACCGGCGGCGAGTGCGATTTCGTTCGTGACGTCGCCCTGGGCTACCCGCTGCACGTGATCATGGAGATCCTGGGCGTCCCGGAAGAGGACGAGGGCCGGATGCTGACCCTGACCCAGGAGCTGTTCGGCGCCACCGACCCCGAGCTCGCCCGCGAAGGCGCGCCCGACATCTCCAAGATGCTGACCGAAGGCGTGGTGGCGGATTTCTACGCCTACTTCGCCAAGATGTCGGCCGATCGCCGGGCCAATCCTAAGGACGACGTCGCCTCGGTGATCGCCAACTCGCAGATCGACGGCCAGCCGATCTCAGAGCTGGAGGCGATGAGCTATTACATGATCGTCGCCACCGCCGGGCATGACACCACATCGTCCTCGACCGCCGGGGCGCTGTGGGGCCTGGCCGCCAATCCGGGCGAGTTCGCCAAGGTCAAGGCCGACCCCTCGCTGATCCCGAGCCTGGTGGACGAGAGCATCCGCTGGATCACGCCGGTGAAGACCTTCATGCGCTCGGCCACCGAGGCGACCGAATTCGCCGGCCGCCAGCTGGCCAAGGACGACTGGATGATGCTCTGCTACGCCTCGGGCAATCGCGACGAGGAGGTCTTCGACGACCCCGCGGCGTTCAAGATCGACCGCAAGCCCAACAAGCATCTGGCCTTCGGCTACGGCGCGCACCTGTGCCTGGGCCAGCATCTGGCCAAGATGGAGATGCGCATCCTCTGGGAGGAGCTGCTGCCACGCATCCAGAGCCTGGAGCTGGCCGAGGAGCCCAAGCTGAGCCAGGCGACCTTCGTCAGCGGGCCCAAGACCCTGCCTGTCCGTTTCTCGATGCATTGA
- a CDS encoding OB-fold domain-containing protein translates to MPEPTPETQHFWDGAARGELLLQRNKATGEAYFPPRPFCPKTGSRDVEVFKASGKAVLWSYVINHRPRPDMGTEPYAIAVVKLEEGPTMMTNIVGCPQTPEALVLDMPLEVVFEKFSDTISLPFFQPAKS, encoded by the coding sequence TTGCCTGAACCCACGCCCGAGACCCAGCATTTCTGGGACGGGGCGGCCCGGGGCGAACTGCTCCTGCAACGCAACAAGGCCACCGGCGAAGCCTATTTCCCGCCGCGCCCCTTCTGCCCGAAGACCGGCTCGCGCGACGTCGAGGTCTTCAAGGCCAGCGGCAAGGCCGTTCTCTGGTCCTATGTGATCAATCACCGTCCCCGCCCCGACATGGGGACCGAGCCCTACGCCATCGCGGTGGTGAAGCTCGAAGAAGGCCCGACCATGATGACCAACATCGTCGGCTGCCCGCAGACGCCTGAAGCCCTGGTCCTCGACATGCCGCTCGAGGTCGTTTTCGAAAAGTTCAGCGACACCATCTCGCTGCCCTTCTTCCAGCCGGCCAAGTCGTAA
- a CDS encoding VWA domain-containing protein, with product MQGALEDFFRALRAADVKVSPAEAIDAHRTVEKVGFADRELFKDALCATLAKSSDEVIRFDETFETFFRRDEMAFEPPPQGDGDPMEGLPEGAEESELARMLLEGDASGLAQAMEEAAQRAQVSQIRLTTQRSRLTRRLLEEMGLAEIESIIANARKLEGGGDAADRLEAGKRRLAQEAQRYVERQHELYASGSGKMLREEMLARKALNAEGGIDPVDQAMMQALVKKMAKRLADRYSRRRNRARKGHMDIRRTLRKSMPYGGMPFEIVWKTEKIDKPSIVCICDVSKSVAAAAQFLLTFLYSLNEVVDRMEAYAFSGRLISVNDILDDEHVDGAIFQVLRKIGFQQTDYGKSLEDFCENHLDHVDRHTTVIFLGDGRSNYADPRLDLMATIHNRARSVIWLNPEPESYWTQGDSVMYRYERFCHVAKTCNTLGQLERIIEDVLRTYVPH from the coding sequence ATGCAGGGTGCGCTGGAGGACTTCTTCCGGGCCCTGCGGGCCGCGGACGTTAAGGTCTCGCCTGCCGAGGCCATCGACGCCCACCGCACGGTGGAGAAGGTCGGATTCGCCGATCGCGAGCTGTTCAAAGACGCGCTGTGCGCGACCCTGGCCAAGAGCTCGGACGAGGTGATCCGGTTCGACGAGACGTTCGAGACCTTTTTCCGCCGCGACGAGATGGCCTTCGAGCCGCCGCCGCAGGGCGACGGCGATCCGATGGAAGGCCTGCCGGAAGGCGCTGAGGAGTCGGAGCTCGCCCGCATGCTGCTGGAGGGCGACGCCTCGGGGCTTGCCCAGGCGATGGAAGAGGCCGCCCAACGCGCGCAGGTCTCGCAGATCCGCCTGACCACCCAGCGCTCTCGCCTGACCCGGCGACTGCTCGAAGAGATGGGACTGGCCGAGATCGAGAGCATCATCGCCAACGCCCGAAAGCTGGAAGGCGGCGGCGACGCCGCCGACCGGCTGGAGGCCGGCAAGCGCCGGCTGGCCCAGGAAGCCCAGCGCTATGTCGAGCGCCAGCACGAGCTCTACGCCTCAGGCTCGGGCAAGATGCTCCGCGAGGAGATGCTGGCCCGCAAGGCGCTGAACGCCGAGGGCGGCATCGATCCGGTCGACCAGGCGATGATGCAGGCCCTGGTCAAGAAGATGGCCAAGCGGCTGGCCGACCGCTATTCGCGCCGCCGCAACCGCGCCCGCAAGGGGCACATGGACATCCGCCGCACGCTGCGCAAATCGATGCCCTATGGCGGCATGCCGTTCGAGATCGTCTGGAAGACCGAGAAGATCGACAAGCCGTCGATCGTCTGCATCTGCGACGTGTCGAAGTCGGTGGCGGCTGCGGCCCAGTTCCTGCTGACGTTCCTCTATTCGCTGAACGAGGTGGTCGACCGGATGGAGGCCTACGCGTTCTCAGGCCGGCTGATCAGCGTCAACGACATCCTCGACGACGAGCACGTCGACGGGGCGATCTTCCAGGTGCTGCGCAAGATCGGCTTCCAGCAGACCGACTACGGCAAGTCGCTGGAGGACTTCTGCGAGAACCACCTCGATCACGTCGACCGGCACACCACTGTCATCTTCCTGGGCGACGGGCGGTCGAATTATGCCGATCCGCGGCTCGACCTGATGGCCACGATCCACAATCGCGCCCGCTCGGTCATCTGGCTGAACCCTGAGCCCGAGAGCTATTGGACCCAGGGCGACAGCGTCATGTACCGCTACGAGCGCTTCTGCCACGTGGCGAAGACCTGCAACACCCTGGGCCAACTGGAACGGATCATCGAGGACGTACTGCGGACCTACGTCCCGCACTAG